From a single Vibrio sp. BS-M-Sm-2 genomic region:
- a CDS encoding cobyric acid synthase has product MRSPLNALMVQGTTSDAGKSVLVAGLCRVLARKGIKVAPFKPQNMALNSAVTKDGGEIGRAQAVQAQACNIEPTVHMNPVLLKPNSDTGAQVILQGRAISNMEATGYHDYKKVAMDTVIDSFDRLSEEYESVMIEGAGSPAEINLRENDIANMGFAEKADIPVIIVADIDRGGVFAHLYGTLELLSESEQARVKGFVINRFRGDIALLQSGLDWLEEKTGKPVIGVLPYLHGFNLEAEDAITSAQESDGEARLKVVVPVLTRISNHTDFDALRLNPSIDLRYVGKGERVNNADLIILPGTKSVRADLDYLKEQGWDKDIQRHLRLGGKVMGICGGYQMLGKIIHDPDGVEGEPGSSEGLGYLDTETTLTQQKTLTNVRGTMTLDGKSAQVKGYEIHVGRTDVNETALPVQLESGSLDGAINQDNSIFGTYLHGVFDNSDALSLICEWAGANDVTAIDHEQLKELGINRIADAIEEYLNLDLLWPELTALAAI; this is encoded by the coding sequence ATGCGATCACCGTTAAACGCCCTTATGGTTCAAGGGACAACGTCAGATGCCGGGAAAAGTGTTTTGGTGGCAGGTTTATGCCGTGTTTTGGCAAGGAAAGGGATCAAAGTGGCACCTTTTAAGCCACAAAACATGGCGTTAAACAGTGCGGTGACAAAAGATGGCGGCGAAATTGGTCGCGCTCAAGCGGTTCAGGCGCAAGCTTGTAACATTGAACCCACTGTTCACATGAATCCGGTATTGCTAAAACCCAATTCAGATACTGGCGCACAAGTGATTCTGCAAGGCCGAGCGATCAGTAATATGGAAGCAACGGGCTATCATGATTACAAGAAAGTGGCGATGGATACCGTTATTGACTCATTTGACCGACTTTCTGAAGAATACGAAAGCGTGATGATTGAAGGCGCGGGTAGCCCAGCTGAAATTAACCTCCGCGAAAATGATATTGCGAACATGGGATTTGCTGAAAAGGCGGATATCCCGGTGATCATTGTTGCTGACATTGACCGTGGTGGCGTTTTTGCGCACCTCTACGGCACATTAGAGTTATTATCTGAATCTGAACAAGCTCGCGTAAAAGGCTTTGTGATTAATCGCTTTAGAGGCGATATCGCGCTGCTTCAATCTGGCCTTGATTGGCTAGAAGAGAAAACCGGCAAGCCAGTGATTGGTGTACTGCCATACCTGCATGGTTTTAACCTTGAAGCGGAAGATGCCATTACTTCAGCCCAAGAGTCTGACGGAGAAGCTAGACTTAAAGTCGTGGTGCCTGTGCTAACCCGAATTAGCAATCACACAGACTTTGATGCACTGAGGCTCAATCCTTCCATTGATTTACGTTACGTAGGCAAAGGCGAGCGTGTAAACAACGCGGATTTGATTATCTTGCCGGGTACAAAATCAGTAAGAGCCGATTTGGATTACTTAAAAGAGCAAGGCTGGGACAAAGATATTCAGCGCCACCTACGTTTAGGCGGCAAGGTGATGGGTATTTGTGGCGGTTACCAGATGCTAGGAAAGATCATCCACGATCCGGATGGAGTTGAGGGTGAACCCGGCAGCAGTGAAGGGTTAGGGTATCTCGATACTGAAACGACTTTAACGCAACAGAAAACCTTAACTAACGTGCGCGGTACCATGACGCTGGATGGAAAATCAGCACAAGTAAAAGGTTATGAAATTCACGTAGGTAGGACTGATGTCAATGAAACAGCCTTACCGGTTCAGTTAGAATCTGGCAGCCTAGACGGCGCTATAAATCAAGACAACTCGATTTTTGGTACTTACCTGCATGGCGTATTCGACAACAGTGATGCGTTGTCGCTTATTTGCGAATGGGCAGGAGCCAACGATGTGACAGCGATTGACCACGAACAGCTTAAAGAGCTGGGTATTAATCGAATCGCGGATGCCATCGAAGAGTACTTAAATCTTGACCTGCTTTGGCCAGAATTAACAGCTTTGGCCGCCATTTAG
- the modA gene encoding molybdate ABC transporter substrate-binding protein: protein MKKRLFLLTMALTSVLSSSHLLAAEKLRVYAASSMTNAVNLLVEEFEKDHSVDVIPVYASTSSLVRQIERGAPADIFISANEKWMTYLVDSKLVSSDNVTNLCENELVLIAPKETSISLSLSKGEQWAKLLTNERLAVGNTTSVPAGIYAKEALETLGVWDDVKTRLAPSNNVRMALALVERSEAKLGIVYKTDALLSKEVNLVKTFPSNLHTPIRYPVARLSDTVVAEEFYTFLNSEKAKDTLNSFGFEVR, encoded by the coding sequence ATGAAAAAGCGACTCTTCCTTTTAACCATGGCCTTAACTTCGGTATTGAGTTCTAGTCATCTTTTGGCTGCCGAAAAGCTACGAGTTTATGCTGCATCTTCAATGACCAATGCAGTCAACTTGTTGGTTGAAGAGTTTGAGAAAGACCATTCTGTCGATGTGATTCCTGTGTATGCGAGCACATCTTCTTTGGTACGACAAATCGAAAGAGGAGCACCAGCCGACATCTTTATCTCGGCAAATGAGAAATGGATGACGTACCTAGTCGATAGTAAATTGGTTTCTAGTGACAATGTCACAAATCTATGTGAAAACGAACTTGTGTTGATAGCCCCAAAAGAGACGTCGATATCACTGAGCCTGTCAAAAGGTGAACAATGGGCTAAACTGCTTACTAATGAAAGGCTTGCTGTGGGCAATACCACTTCTGTTCCTGCGGGTATCTACGCTAAAGAGGCGTTAGAAACGTTAGGTGTATGGGACGATGTGAAGACTAGATTAGCACCAAGTAACAATGTTCGTATGGCCTTAGCTTTAGTAGAGCGCAGTGAGGCTAAGCTTGGTATTGTTTACAAAACAGATGCGCTGCTGTCTAAAGAAGTGAACCTAGTAAAGACGTTCCCATCAAATTTACATACGCCAATACGTTACCCTGTAGCGAGATTGAGCGATACAGTCGTTGCAGAAGAGTTCTATACTTTCCTTAATAGCGAAAAAGCGAAGGACACCTTGAACAGTTTTGGATTTGAAGTGCGTTAA
- the modB gene encoding molybdate ABC transporter permease subunit encodes MMYLSEYEYQALLLSLKVAGFAILWLIPIGIGLAWLLAKKQFVGKSIVESIVHLPLVLPPVVIGYLLLVMMGRQGIIGSWLNDVFGIVFSFSWKGAALACVVVALPLMVRSIRLSLETVDSKLEEAAATLGASPVRVFFTITLPLMIPGIITGTMLSFARSLGEFGATISFVSNIPGETQTIPLAMYTFIETPGAEMEAARLCIISIVIALSSLMLSEWLNKKSAQRLGGNA; translated from the coding sequence ATGATGTATTTATCGGAATACGAATATCAAGCCTTATTGCTGAGCTTGAAAGTTGCTGGGTTTGCCATCTTATGGCTTATCCCTATCGGCATTGGCTTAGCCTGGCTGCTTGCTAAGAAGCAATTTGTAGGCAAAAGTATTGTAGAGAGCATTGTCCATTTACCTTTGGTATTGCCACCAGTGGTCATCGGCTATTTACTGTTAGTGATGATGGGTAGGCAAGGCATTATTGGCTCGTGGCTCAATGACGTGTTTGGTATTGTATTCAGCTTTAGCTGGAAGGGCGCGGCACTTGCTTGCGTGGTTGTGGCGTTGCCGTTGATGGTTCGTTCTATCAGGTTGAGCCTAGAAACCGTAGACAGTAAGCTTGAAGAGGCCGCTGCCACATTGGGCGCTTCACCTGTTCGCGTGTTTTTTACGATCACTTTGCCCTTGATGATCCCTGGGATCATTACCGGCACCATGCTTTCATTCGCAAGAAGCCTAGGTGAGTTTGGTGCGACGATCAGCTTCGTTTCAAATATTCCCGGCGAAACTCAAACCATTCCATTGGCCATGTATACCTTTATTGAAACCCCTGGTGCAGAAATGGAAGCAGCGCGTTTGTGTATCATTTCTATTGTGATTGCCCTTAGTTCATTGATGCTATCTGAATGGCTTAACAAAAAGTCTGCACAGCGACTAGGAGGTAATGCATGA
- the modC gene encoding molybdenum ABC transporter ATP-binding protein ModC, giving the protein MSALILRYQQQLGETFFDIDLELPSSGITAIFGRSGAGKTSLINAISGLKQPDKGLISVSGTTLFDSQNGINLPTHKRNVGYVFQESRLFPHMKVGANLKYGMKGVDKAHFEQIVSLLSLGSLLDRYPARLSGGEKQRVAIGRALLSKPSILLMDEPLASLDLPRKREVMPFLENLSESVQIPIIYVTHSLNEILRLANHLVIIDQGKVISSGVTEEVWASRAMQPWQSFSEQSSLFEGTLAEHNDDYALSRLTLGKSTSLWVQKVSSKLGATVRLQVRANDVSITLEQPTGTSIRNILPVTIKSVETHQQGTNKQSVAVELELEPGCYLWATITLWALDELNLEIGQRVYVQIKGVSVAQRDIAVTH; this is encoded by the coding sequence ATGAGTGCTTTGATCCTCCGGTATCAGCAACAGCTTGGTGAAACATTTTTTGATATCGATTTAGAACTGCCTAGCAGTGGCATTACTGCAATTTTTGGCCGTTCTGGTGCAGGTAAAACCTCACTTATCAATGCGATTAGTGGTCTTAAACAGCCAGATAAAGGTTTGATCAGCGTATCTGGAACCACTCTGTTTGATAGTCAAAATGGCATTAACCTGCCGACTCACAAACGCAATGTGGGCTATGTATTTCAAGAGTCACGCTTGTTCCCACACATGAAGGTAGGGGCTAATCTTAAGTACGGTATGAAAGGTGTTGATAAAGCGCACTTTGAACAAATTGTCTCGCTATTGTCTTTAGGTTCATTGCTTGATCGTTACCCTGCACGTTTGTCTGGCGGTGAGAAGCAACGAGTGGCGATTGGCCGTGCCTTGTTATCAAAGCCAAGTATTTTGTTGATGGATGAGCCATTGGCATCTCTCGACTTGCCCCGTAAGCGCGAAGTAATGCCGTTTCTGGAAAACTTATCCGAAAGCGTGCAAATACCGATCATCTATGTGACTCATAGCCTCAATGAAATTTTACGCTTGGCAAATCACCTTGTGATTATTGACCAAGGTAAAGTTATTTCATCGGGCGTGACGGAAGAGGTATGGGCATCGAGAGCGATGCAACCTTGGCAATCTTTCTCAGAGCAAAGCTCACTGTTTGAAGGAACATTAGCAGAACACAATGATGACTATGCGCTGTCTCGTTTAACGCTAGGTAAATCGACGTCACTTTGGGTTCAGAAAGTATCAAGCAAGCTTGGTGCTACGGTGAGGTTGCAAGTGAGGGCAAATGACGTCTCCATCACGCTAGAACAGCCAACCGGGACTTCGATACGTAATATCCTTCCAGTTACGATTAAAAGCGTAGAGACGCATCAACAAGGCACGAATAAGCAGAGTGTGGCTGTAGAATTAGAATTGGAGCCTGGATGCTATCTATGGGCAACCATTACATTGTGGGCGCTTGATGAGTTGAACCTAGAAATTGGACAACGTGTTTATGTGCAAATAAAAGGTGTAAGTGTCGCTCAAAGAGATATCGCTGTAACACACTAA
- a CDS encoding DUF3069 domain-containing protein produces MSDATNNEVQEIDLTTISPELRQVIEFDEVPKEMHNMVTSIHEVSEEAVRETWSSLPASAQNVLDNFEQFHALISVSQAFAGVNMMEEFPTLKLPEGMSDEEKEEYRAQLLDQILHNCVKDMAKQIKKARRDAILKRDFKEVFIR; encoded by the coding sequence ATGTCAGACGCTACAAACAACGAAGTACAAGAAATCGATTTAACCACTATCTCACCAGAGCTTCGCCAAGTTATCGAATTTGATGAAGTGCCTAAAGAGATGCACAACATGGTTACTTCTATTCATGAGGTGTCTGAAGAAGCAGTGCGTGAAACTTGGAGCAGCCTTCCAGCAAGCGCACAAAATGTTTTGGACAATTTTGAGCAGTTCCACGCTCTAATCTCTGTTAGCCAAGCTTTTGCTGGCGTAAACATGATGGAAGAGTTCCCTACTCTTAAACTTCCAGAAGGCATGTCTGATGAAGAAAAAGAAGAGTACCGAGCTCAACTGCTTGACCAAATTTTACATAACTGTGTAAAAGACATGGCTAAGCAAATCAAGAAAGCGCGTCGCGATGCTATCTTGAAGCGTGATTTCAAAGAAGTTTTCATCCGCTAA
- a CDS encoding diguanylate cyclase: MRILLVDDVQLDRMQLAIRLKQLGHIVEAVGSGKEALNVYSDFDPELVLLDISMPDMDGFEVANEVRRQFPEWVPIIFLSGHEEPEMIAKAIDAGGDDYLIKPVNKVVLNSKLIAMQRIAHMRRELKQSTAKLEELNILLQQQANEDGLTKLYNRRYMDTKLEESIAWHGRRNISMTVILLDVDFFKPYNDNYGHIQGDKCLQELANTLRLLFVRAGEFVGRYGGEEFVLILSDTDSDTAMQQAIRIKEALHEMNYVHDYSTVSDRVTASQGVLSFVPEGGESIASIYEKVDQALYQAKQSGRNTFVQRNILELAR; this comes from the coding sequence ATGCGCATATTGCTGGTTGATGACGTTCAACTAGACAGGATGCAACTTGCTATTCGACTCAAGCAGCTGGGTCATATTGTAGAAGCTGTCGGTAGCGGAAAAGAAGCCCTGAATGTTTATTCTGATTTTGATCCTGAACTTGTGTTGCTTGATATCAGCATGCCAGACATGGATGGTTTTGAGGTTGCTAATGAGGTTCGCAGGCAATTCCCAGAATGGGTTCCTATCATCTTTTTGAGTGGTCATGAAGAACCTGAAATGATTGCGAAAGCGATTGATGCAGGTGGGGATGATTACCTGATAAAGCCTGTGAACAAAGTTGTTTTGAATTCCAAGTTGATCGCGATGCAGCGTATCGCGCATATGAGGCGAGAGTTAAAACAGAGTACTGCCAAGCTCGAAGAGCTGAATATCCTCCTGCAGCAACAAGCCAATGAAGATGGCCTGACTAAATTGTATAACCGTCGATATATGGACACTAAGCTTGAAGAGAGCATAGCGTGGCATGGAAGACGTAATATATCAATGACAGTCATATTACTAGATGTAGACTTCTTTAAGCCTTACAACGATAATTACGGCCATATTCAAGGGGATAAGTGCTTGCAAGAGCTTGCTAATACCTTGAGGCTGCTTTTTGTTCGAGCGGGAGAGTTTGTCGGTCGCTATGGCGGTGAAGAGTTTGTTCTTATTTTAAGTGATACGGATAGTGATACTGCTATGCAACAGGCGATACGTATAAAAGAAGCGTTACATGAAATGAATTACGTCCACGATTATTCAACGGTGTCCGATAGAGTGACAGCGTCACAAGGTGTGTTGTCATTTGTACCAGAAGGTGGTGAATCTATTGCCTCTATTTACGAAAAGGTCGATCAAGCGCTTTATCAAGCGAAGCAAAGTGGTAGAAATACCTTTGTACAACGCAACATTTTGGAGCTTGCTCGTTAG
- a CDS encoding Solitary outer membrane autotransporter beta-barrel domain, translating to MPHSKSFSMANTSWTLAVPLFFTVFSATVNANWLTDRFRKDLEQSFATSVLLNDTDVFTFGINNFDPNKVFSLDNENIGSNDSVSRRQSITSLSLPYTFELPSYIEDNHQEVTLRLSALRIENDVEYASANKKDFQKESVVSGYVEFANVSQLDEYWSFHSGIGNHISYYRNDYDYRASLLKPIQDQLDGVYLNTDAWAYIIEPKIKLMYEDKNDWGKYKLSTSWHYFNGVGWGEANNGNVGHPEGWYIANEAKVFYDLVRWDKNITSMYSSIRRIDIGGDTVASMGTTSYYEGSVGWLLNPNLFNEWVDNVGIGFTINYGSSLKGGSLVIFFNQD from the coding sequence ATGCCACATTCGAAGTCATTTTCTATGGCGAATACATCTTGGACACTTGCGGTTCCTCTATTTTTTACCGTTTTTTCGGCGACCGTTAATGCCAACTGGCTAACTGATCGTTTCAGAAAGGATTTAGAACAGAGCTTCGCCACCAGTGTATTGCTCAACGACACCGATGTTTTCACTTTTGGTATCAATAATTTTGATCCCAATAAAGTATTTAGTTTGGACAATGAAAACATCGGTTCGAATGATTCGGTCAGTCGTAGACAAAGCATCACCTCCCTGAGCTTGCCTTACACATTTGAATTACCAAGTTATATTGAAGACAACCATCAAGAGGTGACGTTGCGCTTGTCTGCGTTGCGAATCGAGAACGATGTTGAATACGCTTCAGCAAATAAAAAAGATTTTCAAAAAGAGTCGGTAGTGTCTGGTTACGTGGAATTCGCGAATGTGTCCCAGTTAGATGAATATTGGAGCTTTCATTCCGGTATTGGCAATCACATCTCATATTACCGTAATGACTATGATTATCGCGCTTCTCTACTAAAGCCTATTCAAGATCAACTGGATGGTGTTTACCTTAATACTGATGCTTGGGCATATATCATTGAACCTAAAATAAAGCTGATGTACGAAGATAAGAATGACTGGGGAAAGTATAAATTGAGTACCAGTTGGCATTACTTTAATGGCGTCGGCTGGGGTGAGGCAAATAATGGCAATGTCGGTCATCCTGAAGGGTGGTATATCGCCAATGAAGCCAAGGTCTTCTATGATCTCGTACGTTGGGATAAGAACATCACATCGATGTACTCGAGTATAAGAAGAATTGATATTGGTGGTGACACCGTGGCTTCTATGGGTACCACTTCTTACTATGAGGGCAGTGTAGGTTGGTTGCTTAATCCAAATCTATTTAATGAATGGGTCGATAACGTGGGAATAGGTTTTACGATTAACTACGGAAGTAGCTTAAAAGGTGGCAGCTTGGTTATCTTCTTCAACCAAGATTAA
- a CDS encoding GGDEF domain-containing protein yields MASSFVTSSMFRFCFPLFLLAIILAGMNNVILVTGSNLGFASNLPYILLSVAVLLCHTFRQGRMAMVSSTMLVAYLIIQVRLQTPLNTGTTLLELSLLAALVPVTCLLVYAFPDNGVNSKSMLLYAIVLVLFMVWAQLIVSHFHAGGFESWSEGLLFVVRDFSKLPLVLVLYSLCLLGLTAILVLVYNRSIDVVVYSAILLSSCTFIFFDVQYISSTMFSLSGTLIIVYVMSASHDMAFNDQLTNIPGRHALEVDMKHLGRKYSMAMVDIDHFKKFNDTYGHDIGDDVLKLVARILRETTGGAKAYRYGGEEFTIIFKGKYSEQVKEHLQTLISEIQNYDMTIRNSHERPDDHEVGMKKRGKNGKPSEVVNVTVSIGLSDSTTTKHPEEVLKLADKALYKAKETGRNKLCVDS; encoded by the coding sequence ATGGCATCTTCTTTTGTAACGTCGAGCATGTTTCGATTTTGCTTCCCCCTATTTTTATTGGCAATTATACTCGCTGGTATGAACAACGTCATTCTTGTGACGGGTTCAAACTTAGGGTTTGCTAGCAACCTTCCATATATCCTATTGAGCGTTGCCGTTTTACTATGCCATACATTCAGACAAGGGCGTATGGCCATGGTGTCATCAACCATGCTAGTAGCATACCTGATCATCCAAGTTCGCTTACAAACGCCTCTTAATACCGGAACGACTTTGTTAGAACTATCGCTTCTTGCGGCATTAGTTCCTGTAACCTGTTTATTGGTGTATGCATTTCCTGACAACGGCGTAAACTCAAAATCCATGCTCCTCTACGCAATCGTTCTGGTTCTTTTCATGGTTTGGGCACAATTGATCGTTTCTCACTTCCATGCTGGTGGGTTTGAATCATGGAGTGAAGGCCTTCTTTTTGTTGTCAGAGATTTCTCAAAACTGCCTTTGGTTCTAGTGTTATATAGCCTTTGCTTACTTGGCCTTACAGCCATTCTTGTGTTGGTGTATAACCGCTCTATTGATGTTGTCGTTTATAGCGCAATCTTGCTTTCTTCTTGTACGTTCATCTTCTTTGACGTGCAATATATCTCTAGCACAATGTTCTCGTTATCAGGCACTTTGATCATCGTTTATGTGATGTCTGCCAGCCACGATATGGCCTTTAATGACCAATTGACTAACATCCCTGGTCGACATGCCTTAGAAGTGGATATGAAGCATCTAGGACGTAAGTATTCAATGGCCATGGTCGATATCGATCATTTCAAAAAATTTAACGATACTTACGGCCATGACATTGGCGACGACGTATTGAAGCTAGTAGCACGTATATTGAGAGAGACCACGGGTGGAGCTAAAGCTTATCGCTATGGTGGTGAAGAGTTCACGATCATTTTTAAAGGCAAATACTCGGAACAAGTTAAAGAACACCTTCAAACTTTGATTTCTGAGATTCAGAACTACGACATGACGATTCGTAATAGCCACGAGCGTCCTGATGATCATGAAGTGGGTATGAAAAAGCGTGGTAAGAACGGCAAACCATCGGAAGTAGTAAATGTGACAGTAAGCATTGGATTGTCTGATAGCACGACTACCAAACACCCTGAAGAAGTATTAAAGCTTGCCGACAAAGCGCTTTACAAAGCGAAAGAAACTGGTCGAAACAAGCTATGTGTTGATAGCTAA
- a CDS encoding late competence development ComFB family protein, producing MQISVDVHNYMETLVGHVLATEEYVSNYTNEQLADLACLALGQLKPIYIRFDIDFLSALPEDKLVLYKRNSEIAVKNAESMIIDDRRRERDDNVPVIFSQHNFDEDVELQWYEKPLLNRKHS from the coding sequence ATGCAAATTAGTGTTGATGTACATAACTATATGGAAACTCTGGTTGGTCATGTTTTGGCTACCGAGGAATATGTGTCTAATTATACCAACGAACAGCTGGCTGATCTTGCGTGCTTGGCTTTAGGGCAGCTTAAACCTATTTATATTCGTTTCGATATCGATTTTCTTTCGGCATTACCAGAAGACAAACTAGTGCTCTATAAACGAAATAGTGAGATCGCAGTCAAGAATGCGGAAAGCATGATTATTGACGATAGAAGACGCGAACGTGACGACAATGTGCCCGTTATATTTAGTCAACACAATTTTGATGAAGATGTAGAATTGCAATGGTATGAAAAGCCATTGTTGAACCGTAAACACTCATGA
- a CDS encoding HlyU family transcriptional regulator, whose translation MGFFSRLFGGKEKTEQKVEIEPIEYKGFNIYQDAIAESGQYRVAGRIEKEFDGEIKTHRFIRSDVVSNKQDADELMLKKSQMFIDQMGDNIFS comes from the coding sequence GTGGGATTTTTTTCTAGATTATTTGGTGGCAAAGAAAAAACCGAACAAAAAGTAGAGATTGAACCAATCGAATATAAAGGCTTCAATATCTATCAAGATGCCATTGCAGAATCTGGTCAATACCGTGTTGCTGGGCGAATCGAGAAAGAATTCGATGGTGAAATCAAAACCCACCGTTTCATTCGTTCAGATGTTGTTTCAAACAAACAAGATGCCGATGAATTGATGCTTAAAAAATCGCAGATGTTCATCGACCAAATGGGCGACAATATATTTAGCTAA
- the pntA gene encoding Re/Si-specific NAD(P)(+) transhydrogenase subunit alpha, which translates to MQIGVPRETLAGETRVAASPKSVEQLLKLGFEVCVESQAGALASFEDAAYEQAGAKVVTADEAWKSDIIFKVNAPIVDESKNEIDLLKDGATLVSFIWPAQNPELMEQLSSRNINVMAMDSVPRISRAQALDALSSMANIAGYRAVVEAAHEFGRFFTGQITAAGKVPPAKVLVAGAGVAGLAAIGAAGSLGAIVRSFDVRPEVKEQVESMGAEFLEVDFKEDTSAGDGYAKEMSEAFNKKAEELYAAQAKDVDIIITTALIPGRPAPKLITKEMVDSMSAGSVIVDLAAANGGNCEYTVADQVITTANGVKVVGYTDMVGRLPTQSSQLYATNLVNLLKLLCKEKDGNINIDFEDVVLRGVTVVKEGEVTWPAPPIQVSAQPQQVKPEEAKAPPKVQQPVSPVKKVAGIAIAVGAFAWVASVAPAAFLSHFTVFVLACVVGYYVVWNVSHSLHTPLMSVTNAISGIIVVGALLQIGQGSGVVTFLSFIAVLIASINIFGGFTVTKRMLEMFRKD; encoded by the coding sequence ATGCAAATTGGTGTACCAAGAGAAACACTCGCAGGTGAAACGCGAGTCGCTGCTTCGCCGAAATCGGTAGAACAGCTTCTAAAATTAGGATTTGAAGTTTGTGTTGAATCACAAGCAGGTGCGTTAGCAAGTTTTGAAGATGCAGCTTATGAACAAGCTGGAGCAAAAGTTGTTACCGCAGATGAAGCTTGGAAATCCGATATTATCTTTAAAGTTAACGCTCCGATCGTTGACGAGTCTAAAAATGAAATCGATCTACTTAAAGATGGCGCAACATTGGTCAGCTTTATTTGGCCTGCTCAAAATCCAGAATTAATGGAACAATTGTCCAGCCGTAACATCAATGTGATGGCGATGGACTCTGTACCTCGTATTTCAAGAGCTCAAGCGCTAGATGCATTGAGTTCTATGGCTAACATCGCGGGTTATCGTGCTGTGGTTGAAGCGGCGCATGAATTTGGTCGATTCTTCACGGGTCAAATTACGGCGGCAGGTAAAGTTCCACCAGCGAAAGTATTGGTTGCTGGTGCGGGTGTTGCTGGTCTAGCGGCCATTGGCGCTGCGGGTAGTTTGGGTGCGATCGTTCGTTCGTTCGACGTTCGTCCTGAAGTTAAAGAACAAGTCGAGTCTATGGGCGCTGAATTCTTGGAAGTCGATTTCAAGGAAGATACCAGCGCGGGTGATGGCTACGCAAAAGAGATGTCTGAAGCATTCAACAAGAAAGCGGAAGAGCTTTATGCGGCTCAAGCGAAAGACGTTGACATCATCATTACAACGGCACTGATTCCAGGTCGTCCGGCACCTAAGCTGATTACTAAAGAGATGGTAGACAGCATGAGTGCAGGTAGCGTTATTGTTGACCTTGCAGCTGCGAATGGCGGTAACTGTGAATACACGGTTGCAGATCAAGTGATCACAACCGCTAATGGCGTAAAAGTTGTTGGTTACACCGATATGGTTGGTCGACTGCCGACTCAGTCATCTCAGCTATATGCCACTAACCTAGTCAACCTACTGAAGCTGCTATGTAAAGAGAAAGATGGCAACATCAATATTGACTTTGAAGATGTCGTGCTACGTGGCGTAACTGTGGTTAAAGAGGGCGAAGTTACTTGGCCTGCGCCACCAATTCAAGTGTCAGCTCAACCACAACAAGTTAAACCTGAAGAAGCTAAAGCTCCACCGAAGGTTCAACAACCTGTGTCTCCAGTCAAGAAAGTCGCCGGCATTGCAATTGCGGTTGGTGCTTTCGCTTGGGTAGCGTCGGTTGCTCCTGCTGCGTTCTTATCTCACTTTACCGTTTTTGTTCTCGCTTGTGTGGTGGGTTATTACGTAGTTTGGAATGTAAGCCATTCTCTGCATACGCCTCTGATGTCCGTGACTAACGCGATTTCAGGCATCATTGTAGTCGGTGCACTGTTACAGATAGGACAAGGAAGTGGCGTCGTCACGTTCTTATCATTTATTGCCGTATTAATTGCAAGTATCAATATCTTTGGTGGCTTTACTGTGACCAAACGTATGCTTGAAATGTTCCGTAAAGACTAA